Below is a window of Cytobacillus firmus DNA.
TGGCCAATCTGCAAATAGAGGGGGAAATTTTGCAAATAGAGTAATCCAGCACGGCAGATGCTGCCGTTTTAATAGAAAATAACACTTTTAAGAAGATAGACTGATTCCAGTTACAGGGTTTGGCAGATGTGATGTGTGAGTGTGAACATTACTAATAGAATTGCGAAACCTGCAAATAGGGAAGCTCATTTTGCAAATAGATTGCTGGAATCTGCAAATAGAATGGCCAAACCTGCAAATAGAGGGGGAAATTTTACAAATAGAGCAATCCAGCACGGCAGATGCTGCCGTTTTAATAGAAAATAACACTTTTAAGAAGATAGACTGATTCCAGTTACAGGGTTTGGCAGATGTGATGTGTGAGTGTGAACATTACTTATAGAATCGGGAAACCTGCAAATAGAGAAGCTTATTTTGCAAATAGATTGGTTGCATCTGCAAATAGAATGACCAATCCTGCAAATAGAGAGGAGAATTCCGCAAATTGGCCGTTTCGTACGGCTGCTTTTATGGAAAAAAGACAAAGAGCCTAAGCCCCCTGTCTTCTCTGATAAGATTAAGTATCCAAAAACGTCTTCCCCTTCAGCTGATCCAACGTCACCACAAAGTCGTGCAGCAGTTTGTAGGAGTTTTCCATATCGTCCAAGTCGACTACTTCAATCGGCGTATGTGTATAGCGGGATGGGATGGAGATAACCCCTGCTGTGACGCCTTTGTTCGTCATATGGATAGCGCCAGCATCTGTTCCGATTCCCATGAAAACTTCATGCTGATATGGGATACCTCCTTCTTCCGCCACTTTTTCTAGGTGCTGAGTGACAAGCGGATGGGCAATCAGTGATTTATCAGCGATTTTGATGCATGGGCCATTGCCCAGGATTCTTGTGCCTGTCATGAGCACGTCAAATGTGTCGCTGGTTGGTGTTGTATCCAGTGCCAGTGCAAAGTCCGGTTCTACAGCAGCAGATACAACGGATGCCCCTCTTAACCCAACTTCCTCCTGAACCGTAAAGGCACCGTAAATGTCGCCATGCTGAGTCCCATTTCCTCCGATATTTTGGAGCAGATGAATCAATAGGGCACAGCCTGCCCGGTCGTCCAAAGCTTTGCCCGTAACGCGGTTTTTTCCTATTTTCTTAAACTCGGTGCCATAGCTGATGGGCTGTCCAATCTTGATTCCCATTTCCACGGCTTCTTCTGCAGTACGGGCGCCGATATCAATATACAGATCGCGGTGGCTGGAAATGCGTTTTGGATCATCCCACTTCACATAGTGAGCTGAAATGGTTCCGATCACTCCATCAATATTGCCTTTTTCAGAAC
It encodes the following:
- a CDS encoding M42 family metallopeptidase, translated to MYELLKGLCEIVGPSGFEQDVQRFILNEVKDYVDEYHVDSVGNLIVKKKGNNPDYPSLVIAAHTDEIGFIVKKIEENGLIRFEKLGGFDDRILLSLPVKVRSEKGNIDGVIGTISAHYVKWDDPKRISSHRDLYIDIGARTAEEAVEMGIKIGQPISYGTEFKKIGKNRVTGKALDDRAGCALLIHLLQNIGGNGTQHGDIYGAFTVQEEVGLRGASVVSAAVEPDFALALDTTPTSDTFDVLMTGTRILGNGPCIKIADKSLIAHPLVTQHLEKVAEEGGIPYQHEVFMGIGTDAGAIHMTNKGVTAGVISIPSRYTHTPIEVVDLDDMENSYKLLHDFVVTLDQLKGKTFLDT